A portion of the Celeribacter baekdonensis genome contains these proteins:
- a CDS encoding NAD(P)/FAD-dependent oxidoreductase codes for MIQPQGKHIAVIGAGIVGISVAAALLQEGHRVTVIDPAPPGAPHAASYGNGAFISPASILPMSQPGLWRKVPRMLADRRGALTIRWRDLPALTPWLVRFLRAGATGDKVSRTARALSGLLADAPQRHIDLAARAGLSGLIVQNGLLYAFRERAAYEAEAFGWELRRDNGVVMVEVEGEALRRAAPALDPAYRFGVLIKDGAHCTDPGGYVAGLADWLTGQGAVLRRDRVIGFDLPAGQLRGLRCDDGDMACDLAVIAAGLASVPLAASLGDPVPLAAERGYHVELREAPFTLDIPIMPQDGKMANVTTRGGLRAAGQVELAAPDAPPNWARAEILFEHLTRSYPALSGVTDSQVTRWQGNRPSTPDGKPVIGRSTRSKDVVYAFGHGHIGLASAPMTAALVADLVAGRPPACDLTSFSPTRFP; via the coding sequence ATGATACAGCCGCAGGGCAAACATATCGCCGTCATCGGTGCCGGAATTGTTGGCATCAGTGTCGCCGCAGCACTTTTGCAAGAGGGGCATCGTGTGACGGTGATAGACCCGGCACCGCCCGGCGCGCCCCATGCCGCCAGCTACGGCAACGGCGCGTTTATCAGCCCGGCGTCGATCCTGCCGATGTCGCAGCCCGGCCTGTGGCGTAAGGTGCCGAGAATGCTGGCCGATCGACGCGGGGCGTTGACCATCCGCTGGCGTGATCTGCCCGCGTTGACGCCGTGGCTTGTGCGCTTTCTCAGGGCCGGGGCGACCGGCGACAAGGTTTCGCGCACGGCGCGCGCTCTTTCTGGCCTGCTCGCGGATGCGCCGCAGCGCCATATCGACCTTGCTGCGCGTGCGGGTCTGTCGGGTTTGATCGTGCAAAACGGGCTCCTTTACGCCTTTCGCGAGCGGGCAGCGTATGAGGCGGAGGCGTTCGGGTGGGAGCTTCGACGCGACAATGGCGTGGTGATGGTTGAGGTTGAGGGCGAGGCTTTGCGCCGCGCCGCCCCCGCGCTTGACCCTGCCTATCGGTTTGGCGTCCTGATCAAAGACGGGGCGCATTGCACCGATCCCGGCGGCTATGTCGCCGGGCTTGCCGACTGGTTGACCGGGCAGGGCGCGGTGCTTCGGCGGGACCGTGTGATTGGGTTTGATCTGCCCGCAGGGCAGTTGCGCGGGCTGCGCTGTGACGATGGCGATATGGCCTGTGATCTGGCGGTGATTGCGGCGGGTCTGGCCTCCGTCCCACTGGCCGCGTCGTTGGGAGACCCGGTGCCTTTGGCCGCCGAGCGCGGCTATCATGTCGAACTTCGTGAGGCTCCGTTCACACTCGACATTCCGATCATGCCACAGGATGGAAAAATGGCCAATGTCACCACGCGTGGTGGCCTGCGCGCCGCCGGGCAGGTGGAACTCGCCGCGCCAGATGCACCGCCAAATTGGGCGCGGGCCGAGATCCTTTTTGAGCATCTGACGCGGAGCTACCCGGCTCTGTCAGGGGTGACAGATTCACAGGTTACGCGTTGGCAGGGCAATCGTCCCTCGACGCCAGACGGCAAGCCCGTGATCGGTCGATCCACCCGGTCCAAAGACGTGGTTTACGCCTTTGGGCACGGCCATATCGGCCTTGCCTCCGCTCCGATGACCGCAGCATTGGTTGCGGATTTGGTCGCTGGACGTCCCCCGGCTTGCGACCTAACGTCTTTTTCACCGACCCGCTTTCCTTGA
- a CDS encoding zinc-dependent alcohol dehydrogenase — translation MKAAVFKALGQPLCLNEVAKPEAGRGQVLLKVCRCGICGSDLHMTEDATFGLQGGEVIGHEFSGEVIDVGAGVTHLKPGDHVSAAPLKGCGTCPACLRGEPAWCAQFALIGGGFAEYAALDELQCRKLPWGISAADGALAEPLGVALHGIMRAKMRPGATVAIVGAGAIGLAVAFWARRMGASRVVVVDMHDHQRDRAMQLGATDFIISDPDLAHKLTQACGGSPEMVFECVGKPGLIDHCVDLVAPRGKVVVLGLCTAPDHMNSFRAISKEVEIVMSVFFNMSEFEMAIRALDAGTYAPQHLISDTVTLAEMPAAFEALRQRTTQCKVMVDPSATLQLS, via the coding sequence ATGAAAGCCGCCGTTTTCAAGGCTCTGGGCCAACCGCTTTGCCTCAATGAAGTGGCAAAGCCTGAGGCAGGGCGTGGGCAAGTGCTGCTCAAAGTCTGCCGATGTGGCATCTGTGGCTCGGATTTGCACATGACCGAAGACGCCACCTTTGGCCTTCAGGGCGGCGAGGTGATTGGTCATGAGTTTTCGGGCGAAGTGATCGACGTGGGCGCGGGTGTGACCCACCTCAAACCCGGCGATCACGTCTCCGCCGCTCCGCTCAAAGGCTGCGGCACCTGTCCCGCGTGCCTGCGCGGCGAACCGGCGTGGTGTGCGCAATTCGCTCTCATCGGCGGCGGCTTTGCCGAATATGCGGCGTTGGATGAACTGCAGTGCCGCAAATTGCCTTGGGGTATTTCTGCTGCGGATGGCGCGTTGGCTGAACCTTTGGGGGTGGCGCTGCATGGGATCATGCGGGCCAAGATGAGGCCGGGTGCGACCGTGGCGATCGTTGGGGCCGGGGCCATTGGCCTTGCCGTGGCGTTTTGGGCGCGGCGCATGGGTGCGAGCCGCGTTGTTGTGGTCGACATGCACGATCACCAACGGGACCGGGCGATGCAGCTTGGCGCGACGGATTTCATTATCTCAGACCCCGATCTTGCGCACAAGTTGACCCAAGCCTGTGGCGGGTCGCCAGAGATGGTGTTTGAATGCGTTGGCAAACCGGGGCTGATTGACCATTGTGTCGACCTTGTCGCGCCTCGGGGCAAGGTCGTTGTGTTGGGGCTGTGCACGGCCCCCGATCACATGAACAGCTTTCGCGCCATCTCCAAAGAGGTCGAGATCGTGATGTCGGTGTTTTTCAACATGTCAGAGTTCGAAATGGCGATCCGCGCGTTGGATGCCGGAACCTATGCACCACAGCATTTGATTTCGGACACGGTGACGCTCGCCGAGATGCCTGCTGCCTTTGAGGCGCTGCGTCAACGTACGACCCAATGCAAGGTGATGGTTGATCCAAGCGCCACGCTTCAGCTGTCTTAG
- a CDS encoding flavin monoamine oxidase family protein: MTSSKPLTAFGPDFTFAYDDWLAHPAGLGAVPRDSHGAQVAIIGAGAAGVIAAYELMKLGLRPVIYEASRFGGRLRSEVFDGTQDVIAEMGGMRFPISSASFYHYLNLMGLQTKPFPNPLTKAAGSTVIDLEGETLFARDLNDLPDMYREIAVAYSDALEQGVGFGELQAAIRDKDAARVKALWDPIVEAWDERTFYDFVTSSQAFQNLSFRHREVFGQVGFGTGGWDSDFPNSMLEILRVNLLGFDDDQRYVVGGVENVLRRLWTATPPCAHWPEGTSLASLHGGATRSRVTHISRAASDTSFTVRDQWDNEVAYEAVLATCQSHLLTTAIDVEEDLFAQPLWMALDRTRYMQAAKTFVMVDRPFWTDMDAATGRPVLSMTLTDRITRGTYFFDNGPDAPGVICLSYSWMTDALKLLPLSDEKRVDLALNALEKIYPGVDIASHIRGVPKCISWEADENFLGAFKGALPGHYRYNRRVYGHFMQAGHPAAHRGMFLAGDSVSWTPAWVEGAVQTALNAVWGIMTHFGGASNAANPGPGDVYEDQGPVALSQ, encoded by the coding sequence ATGACATCCTCCAAACCTCTGACCGCTTTTGGTCCTGATTTTACCTTTGCCTACGATGATTGGCTCGCCCATCCGGCGGGGTTGGGGGCCGTACCGCGCGACAGTCATGGTGCGCAGGTGGCCATCATCGGCGCTGGCGCGGCTGGCGTGATTGCGGCCTATGAATTGATGAAATTAGGGCTGCGTCCAGTGATTTATGAGGCCTCTCGATTTGGCGGGCGGCTCCGCTCTGAGGTGTTTGATGGCACCCAGGATGTGATTGCGGAGATGGGTGGGATGCGGTTTCCGATCTCGTCCGCGAGCTTCTATCACTACCTGAACCTCATGGGGTTACAAACAAAACCCTTTCCAAATCCGCTGACCAAGGCCGCAGGGTCCACCGTGATCGACCTTGAAGGAGAAACGCTTTTCGCGCGCGATCTCAATGATTTGCCCGATATGTATCGCGAAATTGCGGTGGCCTATAGCGATGCTTTGGAGCAAGGGGTTGGCTTTGGCGAGCTGCAAGCGGCCATTCGGGACAAGGATGCAGCGCGGGTCAAAGCCCTCTGGGACCCGATCGTCGAGGCCTGGGATGAGCGCACATTTTATGACTTTGTCACAAGCTCGCAGGCCTTTCAAAATCTGAGCTTTCGCCATCGCGAGGTCTTTGGCCAAGTGGGATTTGGGACTGGCGGTTGGGATTCAGATTTCCCCAATTCCATGCTTGAAATCCTGCGGGTTAATCTTTTGGGCTTTGACGACGATCAACGCTATGTGGTCGGCGGGGTTGAGAATGTTTTGCGCCGTCTATGGACCGCCACGCCGCCCTGCGCGCATTGGCCGGAGGGCACCTCTCTGGCCTCTCTGCATGGTGGTGCGACCCGGTCACGGGTGACGCATATTTCGCGTGCAGCGTCTGACACATCCTTCACGGTGCGCGACCAATGGGACAACGAAGTCGCCTATGAGGCGGTGCTCGCAACCTGCCAGAGCCACCTTTTGACCACGGCGATTGACGTCGAAGAAGACCTGTTTGCCCAACCGCTCTGGATGGCGCTCGACCGCACGCGCTACATGCAGGCGGCGAAGACATTCGTGATGGTGGATCGGCCGTTTTGGACCGACATGGACGCCGCGACAGGGCGGCCTGTGTTGTCGATGACGTTGACCGACCGGATCACACGGGGCACCTATTTCTTTGACAATGGGCCGGACGCGCCGGGGGTAATCTGCTTGTCGTATTCGTGGATGACGGATGCGTTGAAACTCTTGCCGTTGTCGGATGAAAAACGGGTTGATTTGGCGTTGAACGCCTTGGAAAAAATCTATCCCGGCGTGGATATTGCTTCTCATATCCGGGGTGTGCCGAAATGCATCAGTTGGGAGGCGGATGAGAATTTCCTTGGAGCGTTCAAAGGCGCATTGCCGGGGCATTATCGGTACAATCGTCGCGTCTATGGTCATTTCATGCAGGCGGGTCACCCCGCTGCGCATCGCGGAATGTTCCTTGCGGGCGACAGTGTGAGCTGGACCCCGGCATGGGTCGAAGGCGCGGTTCAGACCGCTTTGAACGCGGTTTGGGGCATCATGACCCACTTTGGCGGTGCTTCAAATGCGGCCAATCCGGGGCCGGGAGATGTCTATGAGGATCAGGGGCCAGTGGCCCTGTCTCAATAG
- a CDS encoding ABC transporter ATP-binding protein, protein MTDQAILSAKGLTKRFGALTVVEDVSFDVGRGEVLGILGPNGAGKTTLFNLISGDLAANSGELSLDGSPLRAEPPFKRCKRGIGRTYQVPQPFGAMTAFENLLVPAMMSARMSEAEANDHCAEVLRDCGLLPYANTAAGSLTLLNRKRLELARALAGRPKLLLLDEIAGGLTEAEGAELVDLVRRVRDQGVTIIWIEHVLHALMAVANRVMVLNFGVKIAEGTPDAVMQDAEVQRVYMGIEA, encoded by the coding sequence ATGACAGATCAGGCGATTTTGTCAGCGAAAGGGCTGACCAAGCGTTTCGGCGCGCTCACCGTGGTGGAAGACGTCAGTTTTGACGTCGGCCGCGGTGAGGTGCTGGGCATTCTTGGGCCAAATGGCGCAGGGAAAACCACGTTGTTCAACCTGATCAGTGGCGATTTGGCCGCGAATAGCGGGGAGCTGTCTCTGGATGGCTCTCCGCTACGGGCCGAACCACCGTTCAAGCGCTGCAAACGCGGGATCGGGCGCACCTATCAGGTGCCGCAACCCTTTGGTGCGATGACTGCGTTTGAAAACCTGTTGGTTCCGGCGATGATGAGCGCCCGGATGAGCGAAGCGGAGGCCAATGACCATTGCGCGGAGGTGCTGCGCGACTGTGGGCTGTTGCCCTATGCCAACACGGCGGCAGGCAGCCTGACGTTGTTGAACCGCAAACGGCTTGAACTGGCGCGCGCGCTTGCGGGGCGGCCCAAACTTTTGCTGCTTGACGAGATCGCGGGCGGTTTGACCGAAGCGGAAGGGGCCGAGCTGGTCGATTTGGTGCGCCGGGTGCGCGACCAAGGCGTGACCATCATTTGGATTGAACATGTGCTGCATGCGCTCATGGCGGTGGCAAACCGGGTCATGGTGCTCAACTTTGGCGTCAAAATCGCCGAAGGCACCCCGGACGCCGTCATGCAAGACGCCGAGGTGCAGCGCGTTTACATGGGGATCGAAGCATGA
- a CDS encoding branched-chain amino acid ABC transporter permease: protein MTSKPHHTEVVRATRSSRIAMTLCLALLVALVAMPWWASSGNIRWAIELSCYIAIAQMWNLLAGYAGLVSVGQQAFIGVSGYLLFVLAQNFGVNPFVAVLLSLIAPAILAVPTYLLLRRLDGPYFAIGTWVVAEAVRLATSNIDYVNAGAGLTLRVMTQYSQHEREVGFVLLCALLLLTTIGGSYWLLRSRIGLALTAMRDNPVAAASQGVNVGRLRFYIFIAAAVGTGFAGAIYYMAQLRITPSAGFDPFWGSMSIFIVMVGGIGAIEGVLIGALIYFLADRLFGEFGSAYLIVLGLLTLVIALYARGGVWGLIQKWGDHAWFPVRRKLIVEEKP, encoded by the coding sequence ATGACATCTAAACCACATCACACCGAGGTCGTCCGCGCGACCCGATCCAGCCGGATCGCCATGACGCTGTGCCTCGCCCTTCTTGTGGCGCTTGTTGCCATGCCGTGGTGGGCGAGTTCGGGCAACATCCGCTGGGCCATTGAACTGTCGTGCTACATCGCCATTGCGCAGATGTGGAACCTGCTGGCGGGCTATGCCGGGCTGGTCTCCGTCGGCCAACAGGCCTTTATCGGCGTCTCGGGCTATCTGCTTTTCGTTCTGGCGCAGAATTTTGGCGTAAACCCTTTTGTTGCTGTGCTGCTGTCGCTCATCGCGCCTGCGATCTTGGCGGTGCCGACCTATCTGTTGCTGCGGCGTCTGGACGGGCCTTATTTTGCCATCGGCACATGGGTCGTGGCCGAAGCGGTGCGACTGGCGACCTCGAACATTGATTATGTCAATGCGGGGGCGGGTCTGACCTTGCGGGTGATGACCCAATATAGCCAGCATGAGCGCGAGGTTGGTTTTGTCCTGCTCTGTGCGCTCCTGTTGCTCACCACCATTGGCGGCAGCTATTGGTTGTTACGCTCTCGCATTGGGCTTGCATTGACGGCGATGCGTGACAATCCGGTGGCCGCCGCCAGCCAAGGCGTCAATGTCGGTCGGCTGCGGTTCTATATCTTTATCGCGGCTGCGGTTGGCACAGGCTTTGCCGGGGCGATCTATTATATGGCGCAGCTCAGGATCACACCGTCGGCGGGTTTTGATCCGTTTTGGGGCTCGATGTCGATTTTCATCGTCATGGTGGGTGGCATTGGTGCGATTGAGGGCGTGTTGATCGGCGCGTTGATCTACTTTCTCGCCGACCGCCTGTTTGGCGAATTCGGCTCGGCCTATTTGATCGTGCTGGGCCTGCTCACCTTGGTGATTGCGCTCTACGCGCGGGGCGGGGTCTGGGGCCTCATACAAAAATGGGGAGATCACGCCTGGTTCCCGGTTCGGCGTAAATTGATCGTGGAGGAAAAGCCATGA
- a CDS encoding ATP-binding cassette domain-containing protein, with product MSDTAILSTHGLTGGYGDFQALFGIDMHLAPGEVVALIGANGAGKSTFLKSIFGLLPVARDMVRFEGQPVGAHPPI from the coding sequence ATGAGTGACACAGCCATTTTATCGACGCATGGCCTCACAGGAGGCTATGGCGATTTTCAGGCATTGTTCGGCATAGACATGCATCTTGCACCGGGCGAGGTCGTTGCCCTGATCGGTGCGAACGGGGCCGGGAAATCGACGTTTCTGAAATCCATTTTCGGGCTTTTGCCCGTCGCGCGCGACATGGTGCGCTTTGAAGGTCAGCCGGTGGGGGCACACCCGCCCATATGA
- a CDS encoding aspartate dehydrogenase domain-containing protein encodes MTEHHSAPQRKIGIIGAGKIGCAIYEALAEMAGVEVSYVLAGRRQPEGVPEALILTDMAQALARDVDLVIEAAVPEVIHDHGAAILAKSDLCGFSCTALSVLQTEQALRAACATHGTRFFVPHGAVLALDGLADGRDVIERVSITTVKSGPSLGLSETAEGAVFEGTAREACLTFPRNVNVHAAVALAGLGFDRTISRVVAEPGKKTMEHHIHVEGQGLEWDIRVASQSLGGVSGAYTPRSAVGTVRRILGGMGVTIA; translated from the coding sequence ATGACCGAACATCACAGTGCTCCACAGCGTAAAATTGGCATCATTGGTGCGGGTAAAATCGGCTGTGCCATCTACGAGGCCTTGGCCGAGATGGCGGGGGTTGAGGTGTCCTATGTGCTGGCCGGGCGGCGTCAGCCAGAAGGGGTTCCTGAAGCGCTGATCCTGACGGATATGGCGCAGGCGCTGGCGCGCGATGTGGACTTGGTGATCGAAGCCGCCGTGCCAGAGGTGATCCATGATCACGGCGCGGCGATCTTGGCCAAAAGCGATCTGTGTGGCTTTAGCTGTACCGCGCTGTCCGTGCTGCAAACTGAGCAGGCGCTGCGCGCGGCCTGTGCCACACACGGCACGCGGTTTTTTGTTCCTCATGGTGCCGTTCTGGCGCTGGACGGCTTGGCCGATGGGCGCGATGTGATTGAGCGCGTCAGCATCACGACGGTCAAAAGCGGGCCGAGCCTTGGCCTGTCTGAGACGGCGGAGGGCGCGGTTTTTGAAGGCACGGCGCGTGAGGCCTGTCTCACATTCCCGCGCAATGTGAACGTGCATGCCGCCGTCGCACTGGCCGGGCTTGGCTTTGATCGCACGATCAGCCGGGTGGTGGCTGAGCCGGGTAAAAAGACAATGGAACATCATATTCACGTTGAGGGACAGGGGCTTGAATGGGACATCCGCGTCGCATCGCAGTCCCTGGGCGGGGTGAGCGGGGCCTATACGCCGCGCTCTGCCGTGGGCACGGTACGGCGCATTTTGGGTGGGATGGGCGTGACCATTGCGTGA
- a CDS encoding SDR family NAD(P)-dependent oxidoreductase: MKRTLLITGAASGIGAAIARRSAGPDTALLLHTGKNADALEAVAQDCRTAGSEVVLELGDLAIPATCTRLITAAKSAFGQIDQIVSNAGKASKAPFGSFTHDDLMRDLAMMPGAFALLVSEALSDLERSPCGRVIAISSFVAHVHGKAGTSFPTTSAAKAAIEALVGALALQLAPTGTTVNAVVPGFTRKQGGGHLAVSPDTLSAAMAATPTGRLTEPSDIAATVAFLLSPEARQITGATVHVDGGLTLG; this comes from the coding sequence ATGAAACGCACCCTCCTTATCACCGGCGCGGCAAGCGGCATCGGCGCGGCCATCGCCCGGCGGTCTGCCGGTCCTGACACCGCCCTCCTCTTACACACCGGTAAAAACGCCGATGCCCTTGAGGCGGTCGCCCAAGACTGTCGAACGGCAGGTTCGGAGGTTGTTTTGGAACTCGGCGATCTCGCCATTCCCGCCACATGCACCCGTCTGATCACCGCCGCCAAATCCGCGTTCGGACAGATTGATCAGATCGTCAGCAACGCAGGCAAGGCCTCAAAAGCGCCTTTTGGCAGCTTCACCCATGATGATTTGATGCGCGACTTAGCAATGATGCCCGGCGCATTTGCTCTTTTGGTATCAGAGGCCCTCAGCGACCTTGAACGCTCTCCCTGCGGTCGTGTCATCGCTATCAGCTCGTTCGTCGCCCATGTGCATGGCAAAGCGGGTACAAGTTTTCCCACCACCTCCGCCGCAAAGGCCGCCATTGAAGCCTTGGTTGGCGCGCTCGCGCTGCAACTTGCGCCCACGGGGACCACAGTGAATGCGGTGGTGCCGGGCTTCACCCGCAAACAAGGCGGGGGCCATCTCGCGGTGTCACCAGACACGCTGTCTGCCGCCATGGCCGCCACCCCCACCGGGCGGCTCACCGAACCCAGTGACATCGCTGCAACCGTCGCTTTCTTGCTGTCCCCAGAAGCCCGCCAGATCACCGGCGCGACCGTGCATGTCGATGGCGGTTTAACCCTAGGCTGA
- a CDS encoding ABC transporter ATP-binding protein: MMVRRGIAMVPEGRRLFVGMTVEENLRIAIDNARLPEGEGPWTREHLFDLFPILREKRRQPIEDLSGGQQQMVAISRALLCQPKVLLCDEISLGLAPKVIREIYEILPEISASGTAIVLVEQDVGLAREASNRLYCMLEGRITLTGVSQDIPRDAIAAAYFGASHAVA; this comes from the coding sequence ATGATGGTCCGGCGTGGCATTGCCATGGTGCCCGAAGGTCGACGGCTTTTTGTTGGCATGACGGTCGAGGAAAACCTGCGCATCGCGATTGACAATGCGCGCCTGCCCGAAGGCGAGGGGCCATGGACCCGCGAGCACCTGTTCGATCTGTTCCCGATCCTGCGCGAAAAGCGGCGGCAGCCGATCGAGGATCTGTCCGGTGGACAACAGCAAATGGTAGCGATTTCGCGCGCGCTTTTGTGCCAGCCGAAGGTGCTGTTGTGCGATGAGATCAGTCTAGGCCTTGCGCCCAAAGTGATCCGTGAAATTTATGAAATCCTCCCCGAAATCAGCGCCTCTGGCACCGCCATCGTACTGGTCGAACAAGACGTTGGCCTCGCGCGGGAGGCCTCAAATCGCCTGTATTGTATGCTCGAAGGACGCATCACATTGACCGGCGTCTCACAGGACATCCCCCGCGACGCCATCGCCGCGGCTTATTTTGGAGCGTCTCATGCAGTGGCTTGA
- a CDS encoding LysR substrate-binding domain-containing protein encodes MRRFIPSLSALECFDLAARHRSFTRAAEDLGLTQSGVSRQISALEQFLGVRLFQRIGSRLVLTEVGVQYWREIDPLLARLEKAALDAVRGQRREEALILRTSPGFAARWLLPRLGGFLAAHPEVILEVIEAEGASDFTTSPADLAIVRGTGAAADVRSDWLCAETLTVVAAPKLIAPSASLDHLDFARLPTLQNATRPSLWMTWLRLSGTAHSGAIRGVRLGHSGLLIPAACAGLGLAVVPRFYVEEDLRQGRLWEPFGPAVTSPESYWILRPEERAHHPQIMDCVTWLKREMRRPNAGAPSL; translated from the coding sequence TTGCGCCGTTTCATCCCCTCCCTCTCCGCGCTGGAATGCTTTGATCTGGCCGCGCGACATCGTAGCTTTACCCGCGCTGCCGAAGACCTTGGCCTCACACAAAGCGGGGTGAGCCGACAGATCAGCGCGCTGGAGCAGTTTCTTGGGGTGCGCCTGTTTCAACGGATTGGATCACGGCTGGTGCTGACCGAGGTCGGGGTGCAGTATTGGCGCGAGATTGACCCGCTTTTGGCTAGGTTAGAAAAGGCGGCGCTGGATGCCGTGCGCGGGCAAAGGCGTGAAGAGGCTTTGATCCTTCGGACCAGCCCAGGGTTTGCCGCGCGTTGGCTTTTGCCCAGGCTCGGTGGATTTCTCGCCGCCCATCCAGAGGTTATTTTGGAGGTGATCGAGGCGGAAGGGGCCAGTGATTTCACCACATCCCCCGCCGATCTGGCCATTGTACGTGGCACTGGGGCGGCCGCAGATGTGCGCAGTGATTGGCTTTGCGCCGAAACCCTGACTGTCGTCGCCGCCCCCAAACTGATCGCGCCCAGCGCGTCTTTGGATCACCTCGATTTCGCTCGCCTCCCCACGCTGCAAAACGCGACCCGCCCGAGTCTTTGGATGACATGGCTGCGCCTCTCAGGCACCGCACACAGCGGCGCGATCCGAGGTGTGCGGCTGGGCCACAGTGGCCTGCTGATCCCTGCGGCCTGTGCTGGGCTTGGTCTGGCCGTGGTGCCGCGATTTTACGTCGAAGAAGACCTTCGCCAAGGGCGACTTTGGGAGCCATTTGGGCCAGCGGTGACCTCTCCCGAGAGCTATTGGATTTTGCGACCTGAAGAACGCGCGCATCACCCGCAGATCATGGACTGCGTCACTTGGCTCAAACGCGAAATGAGGCGCCCAAATGCGGGAGCCCCCTCTCTTTAG
- a CDS encoding sulfite exporter TauE/SafE family protein, producing MTDIPLYLELAAVLIATGFIAGIIAGLLGLGGGIVLVPAFYFLFSSMGYESAHLMQVCVATSLATIVVTSLRSVQSHRKRGTVDMDILKTWAPGIVIGAVIGAFVATRLSSHILLGIFGVLGMIVSAQMAFGGPKETGTERLPREPFRSALSSAIGFLSVLMGIGGGSFGVPVLTLSGLTMHRAVGTAAGFGLLIALPSSVSFALHGWALEGKPPFSLGLINLPAFAATISMTLISAPMGVALAHRLPAKKLKRIFAVFLLITAGRMLMKAFSM from the coding sequence ATGACCGACATCCCCCTCTACCTCGAACTGGCCGCCGTGCTCATCGCCACCGGCTTCATTGCGGGCATTATCGCCGGGCTTTTGGGTCTCGGTGGCGGCATTGTCCTTGTCCCCGCCTTTTATTTTCTTTTTTCCTCAATGGGATACGAGAGCGCGCATCTGATGCAGGTCTGCGTTGCCACGTCGTTGGCCACCATTGTCGTCACCTCTTTGCGCTCGGTTCAATCGCATCGCAAACGCGGCACGGTTGATATGGATATCCTGAAAACATGGGCCCCCGGCATCGTGATCGGCGCGGTGATCGGGGCTTTTGTCGCCACCCGGCTGTCCTCGCACATCCTGTTGGGCATTTTCGGTGTTTTGGGCATGATCGTTTCGGCCCAAATGGCCTTTGGTGGCCCCAAAGAGACCGGAACCGAACGCCTGCCGCGCGAACCGTTTCGCTCGGCTTTGAGTTCGGCCATCGGATTTTTGTCGGTGCTCATGGGCATTGGCGGCGGCTCTTTTGGGGTGCCAGTCCTAACCCTTTCGGGCCTCACGATGCACCGCGCGGTCGGCACGGCGGCGGGCTTTGGCCTGTTGATCGCGCTGCCATCTTCGGTGAGTTTTGCACTGCATGGCTGGGCGCTTGAGGGCAAGCCGCCCTTTTCGCTGGGCCTCATCAACCTCCCGGCCTTTGCCGCCACGATTTCGATGACGCTGATCTCCGCTCCAATGGGCGTGGCTTTGGCGCATCGGCTTCCAGCGAAAAAGCTCAAACGCATTTTCGCCGTCTTCCTGTTGATCACGGCGGGGCGGATGTTGATGAAAGCCTTTTCGATGTGA
- a CDS encoding branched-chain amino acid ABC transporter permease: MQWLDAVIQGVLLGGMYAQYALGMALMFGVMRIVNIAHGDVMILLSLIAVSLAGVLPFGNLGLIVVIVPIAVVIGWVLQKFILNKVVGADPLPSLIATFGLSIALQNFMLELWSADTRSLPNSDIASASFQIGSIYVGLLPVIVLITALVLTGGLDAVLRFSRFGRGLRAAAADTEAAAMTGVDPKRIYAIATAIAVGILGLAAVFAALRATVSPSDGSAQLIYAFEAVIIGGMGSVWGAFLGAMVLGVAQAIGLRIDPGLGILFGHLVFLAVLATRPEGIMARKK; encoded by the coding sequence ATGCAGTGGCTTGATGCAGTGATCCAAGGCGTCCTTTTGGGCGGAATGTATGCGCAATATGCGCTGGGCATGGCGTTGATGTTTGGCGTGATGCGGATCGTCAATATCGCCCATGGCGATGTGATGATCCTCTTGTCACTCATCGCCGTCTCACTGGCTGGGGTGCTGCCTTTTGGCAACCTTGGGCTGATCGTTGTGATCGTGCCAATCGCGGTGGTGATCGGGTGGGTTTTACAAAAATTCATCCTCAACAAAGTGGTCGGTGCCGATCCTTTGCCGTCTCTCATCGCCACCTTCGGCCTGTCCATCGCTTTACAGAATTTCATGTTGGAACTCTGGTCGGCGGACACGCGCAGCCTGCCCAATTCCGACATCGCCAGCGCAAGTTTTCAGATCGGTTCGATCTATGTCGGGCTCTTGCCGGTGATCGTTTTGATCACGGCTCTCGTGCTGACCGGTGGTTTGGATGCGGTGCTGCGGTTTTCGCGCTTTGGTCGCGGCCTGCGCGCTGCCGCTGCCGATACTGAAGCCGCTGCGATGACCGGGGTCGACCCCAAACGGATTTATGCCATCGCCACGGCCATTGCCGTTGGCATTCTGGGGCTGGCCGCCGTGTTTGCCGCATTGCGCGCCACGGTGTCGCCGTCTGATGGCTCAGCCCAGTTGATCTACGCGTTTGAAGCGGTGATCATCGGCGGCATGGGCTCGGTCTGGGGCGCCTTCTTGGGCGCAATGGTGCTTGGCGTGGCGCAAGCCATCGGTCTTCGGATTGATCCGGGCTTGGGCATTCTTTTCGGACATCTCGTCTTTCTCGCGGTGCTGGCCACACGGCCCGAAGGCATCATGGCGCGCAAAAAATGA